CCTTACTCCTGGCCTTCGTGCTGATGACGCTACAGGCACGTAGCGGCAGCTCGCTTGCCCTCCTCACGAAGCAGATCCTTCTTGCCCCTATCTCTCCACTCCTTCGACTCGCAACGAAGAGCTTCGAGGTATCCGCTACGCTCTGGAATGACTACGTCGACCTCCGCCGGGTCCGACGTGACAACCAATTCCTGAAGGAGGAGATTCGTCAATTGCGAATTGAGATGGGTGAGCTGCACGAAACAGCCTTAGAACATGCTCGCTTGAGTCGGCTCCTCCAGATGAACAACCAAGTGGGTACGAAGGCGGTCGTTGCCAAGGTGATCGGAAAGGACGCGACGAACTGGTTCAGAACGATCCTGATCGACAGGGGGGCAGACCGGGGGATTCAGCGCCATATGGCGGTCGTGACCACCGAAGGACTGGTGGGGAGAGTGGTAGACGTGACGCCGTTCACGGCTCGGGTACAGCTCATTACCGATCCGGAAAGTGCCGTGGGTGTCCTCACCGAGCGAGGCCGTGTCATTGGGGTCGCCGCAGGAAGCCATTGGGACGTCATCCAGATCAAGTATCTTCCACTGATGGCCGACGTTGCCGTCGGCGATCGGATCATCACCTCTGGAATGGGCGGTATCTTTCCAAAAGGTATCCCCGTGGGCAAGGTCGTACGATCGAGCCGGCCGACGAACGGGACCCTGTTTCAATCGATCGAGGCGCAGCCACATGCCGACTTCTCGCGCCTGGAGGAAGTGATGGTTCTGGCACGACCGCCTTCAAACACTCTGTCATGGGCAGGCAAGGAACCGCCACCGTGATCGCGTTTCTGCTCGCACTCTTCGGTGTCTGCCTTCTCCAGGCCTCCATCGCCCCTCACGTGGCTATCGGCGGTATTCAACCGGATCTGTTTCTGATCCTTCTGCTCGGACTGAGCCTCTCGGTAGGACCGGAGCCGGCAGCCGCCGCCGGTTTCCTCATCGGGCTATACCAGGACTCTCTCTCCGGCGCCCCCCTTGGCCTCAATGCGTTCGCGTTGAGCCTGATCGGCTTCCTGGTAAGCCGATTGAGTCGGCAGGTGAAGACGACCCATTTGGCCGGGCGATTTGCGCTGCTCTGCCTGGCCGGCCTGCTGTCCGGACTCATCACCGTCCTCCTCCTCCACTTCTTCCGCGCTCCTCGCCCGCTGGCGTCCGCCCTCCTGTGGACTGCGCTGCCGGGAGCGCTCTACACCGCGACACTCGGAACCGGGCTACTCGCCATATGGCCGCGGCAGACGACCGAACATGTGAACCGATGAGCAGGGAACGTGAGACCTCGAACCTCTTTGCCCCTTTTCAGAAACGGATC
Above is a genomic segment from Candidatus Methylomirabilis tolerans containing:
- the mreC gene encoding rod shape-determining protein MreC, whose protein sequence is MTRLLLRYRRTLVLPTALLLAFVLMTLQARSGSSLALLTKQILLAPISPLLRLATKSFEVSATLWNDYVDLRRVRRDNQFLKEEIRQLRIEMGELHETALEHARLSRLLQMNNQVGTKAVVAKVIGKDATNWFRTILIDRGADRGIQRHMAVVTTEGLVGRVVDVTPFTARVQLITDPESAVGVLTERGRVIGVAAGSHWDVIQIKYLPLMADVAVGDRIITSGMGGIFPKGIPVGKVVRSSRPTNGTLFQSIEAQPHADFSRLEEVMVLARPPSNTLSWAGKEPPP
- the mreD gene encoding rod shape-determining protein MreD encodes the protein MIAFLLALFGVCLLQASIAPHVAIGGIQPDLFLILLLGLSLSVGPEPAAAAGFLIGLYQDSLSGAPLGLNAFALSLIGFLVSRLSRQVKTTHLAGRFALLCLAGLLSGLITVLLLHFFRAPRPLASALLWTALPGALYTATLGTGLLAIWPRQTTEHVNR